In Marinobacter sp. LQ44, the following are encoded in one genomic region:
- the plsY gene encoding glycerol-3-phosphate 1-O-acyltransferase PlsY produces the protein MNLTSNPVLIVALCFGAYLAGSVLFAIPVCRLWRLPDPRALGSGNPGATNVYRAGGWQPAVATLVLDAFKGWLPVWLSHVAGMSILVQAMVALCAVTGHMIPLFYRFKGGKGVATALGAGLALAPVTTGIMALLWLLIMWRWRISALASLVAVTSGPVISALIEPETLPLFGLLTLLIVVRHRNNLIRLAQGRETGL, from the coding sequence ATGAACCTGACCAGTAACCCAGTTCTGATTGTCGCACTCTGCTTCGGCGCCTACCTGGCCGGCTCCGTGCTGTTTGCCATCCCGGTATGCAGGCTCTGGCGCCTGCCTGACCCAAGAGCCCTGGGCTCCGGCAACCCCGGCGCCACCAACGTATACCGGGCCGGTGGCTGGCAACCGGCGGTGGCTACACTGGTACTGGATGCCTTCAAAGGCTGGCTGCCAGTGTGGCTATCACACGTTGCGGGTATGTCGATACTGGTTCAGGCCATGGTGGCACTGTGCGCGGTCACCGGCCACATGATTCCCTTGTTCTATCGTTTCAAAGGCGGCAAGGGCGTGGCCACAGCACTCGGGGCCGGTTTGGCGTTGGCGCCGGTGACCACCGGTATCATGGCGCTGCTTTGGCTGCTGATCATGTGGCGCTGGCGCATTTCAGCACTGGCCTCCCTGGTGGCGGTTACCAGTGGGCCGGTTATCAGCGCGCTGATTGAGCCGGAAACCCTGCCACTGTTCGGGCTGCTGACCCTGCTGATCGTTGTGCGCCACCGCAACAACCTGATCCGCCTCGCCCAGGGTCGGGAAACCGGGCTCTGA
- the folB gene encoding dihydroneopterin aldolase, with translation MAEGLVDTVLIEGLAVDTVIGVYDWEREVTQRILVDLEMAWDNRAPGASDNVADALDYAAVSERVSECLQTLKPQLLERAAEEIAALLQSEFGVRWLRLTLNKPGAVPAARSVGVRIVRGTRA, from the coding sequence TTGGCAGAAGGTTTGGTAGACACAGTGCTCATCGAGGGCCTGGCAGTGGACACCGTGATCGGCGTTTACGATTGGGAGAGGGAAGTCACCCAGCGGATACTGGTGGATCTTGAAATGGCCTGGGACAACCGTGCGCCCGGGGCCAGCGACAATGTCGCCGATGCACTGGATTACGCGGCCGTTAGTGAGCGGGTGAGTGAATGCCTGCAAACCCTGAAACCCCAGCTGCTGGAACGGGCAGCGGAGGAGATTGCTGCGCTGTTGCAGTCGGAATTTGGTGTTCGCTGGCTACGGCTGACCCTGAACAAGCCCGGGGCCGTGCCGGCTGCGCGCTCCGTGGGCGTCCGGATTGTGCGGGGAACGCGGGCATGA
- the tsaD gene encoding tRNA (adenosine(37)-N6)-threonylcarbamoyltransferase complex transferase subunit TsaD: MLILGIETSCDETGVALYDTEQGLLAHALFSQIAMHADYGGVVPELASRDHVRKLLPLCDQVLAKAGRDRSDLEGIAYTAGPGLVGALMVGGSVAHALGFALGIPVLGVHHMEGHLLAPMLEDNPPAFPFVALLVSGGHTQLVRVDGIGQYQMLGESVDDAAGEAFDKTAKMLGLDYPGGPRVAALAEKGREGIYRFPRPMTDRPGLDFSFSGLKTFTLNTVNDAKDNDAFDEQVKADIALAFEAAVVDTLTIKCRRALEQTGCKRLVIAGGVSANKRLRAGLEKMTAKLNGSVFYARPEFCTDNGAMIAYAGAQRLKSGQRDGERIVSVPRWPMNTLPPVNEPRANGLVD; this comes from the coding sequence ATGCTGATTCTTGGTATTGAAACCTCCTGTGACGAAACCGGCGTTGCCCTGTATGACACCGAGCAGGGCTTGCTGGCCCACGCGCTGTTCAGCCAGATTGCTATGCATGCGGATTATGGCGGGGTAGTGCCTGAGCTGGCGTCCCGTGACCATGTTCGCAAACTGTTGCCGCTGTGTGACCAGGTATTGGCCAAGGCTGGCAGGGATCGTAGCGATCTTGAAGGGATAGCCTACACCGCCGGCCCCGGGCTGGTTGGGGCGCTGATGGTGGGTGGTTCCGTGGCCCATGCTCTGGGTTTCGCGCTGGGCATTCCGGTGCTGGGTGTTCACCACATGGAAGGGCATTTGCTGGCGCCAATGTTGGAAGACAACCCGCCAGCGTTTCCTTTTGTTGCTCTGCTGGTGTCCGGTGGCCACACCCAGCTGGTCCGGGTGGATGGTATCGGACAGTACCAGATGCTGGGAGAGTCGGTGGATGATGCTGCCGGCGAAGCCTTTGATAAAACCGCCAAGATGCTCGGGCTGGATTACCCGGGAGGCCCCCGGGTAGCAGCCTTGGCGGAAAAGGGCCGCGAGGGGATCTACCGTTTCCCCCGGCCAATGACGGATCGTCCCGGGCTGGATTTCAGCTTCAGCGGCTTGAAAACGTTTACCCTGAACACGGTGAACGATGCGAAAGATAACGATGCCTTCGATGAGCAGGTAAAAGCAGACATCGCCCTGGCATTTGAGGCGGCGGTAGTGGATACCCTGACTATCAAGTGCCGGAGGGCGTTGGAGCAAACCGGTTGCAAGCGCCTGGTTATTGCCGGTGGAGTAAGCGCCAACAAGCGGCTGCGGGCAGGGCTGGAAAAGATGACCGCGAAACTCAATGGCTCGGTGTTTTACGCCCGCCCGGAGTTCTGTACCGACAACGGCGCGATGATTGCGTATGCCGGTGCCCAGCGGCTCAAGAGCGGTCAAAGGGACGGTGAGCGCATTGTGTCTGTGCCGCGCTGGCCGATGAATACCTTGCCGCCGGTTAACGAGCCGCGGGCGAACGGCCTGGTTGATTAA
- the folK gene encoding 2-amino-4-hydroxy-6-hydroxymethyldihydropteridine diphosphokinase, translated as MSRVYISVGTNIERYRHVTVALDALAGWFGDLTISPVYESESVGFEGSDFLNLVVGIDTGLSVGELSRRFKQLEADNGRARSAPKFSPRTLDLDILTYDDSVGVVDGVELPRAEILKNAFVLRPLADIAGAEMHPACRQTYQQLWQDYQRDQQLWPVDFSWQGRQISRAVG; from the coding sequence ATGAGCCGGGTTTACATCAGTGTTGGTACTAACATCGAGCGATACCGCCATGTCACTGTGGCACTGGACGCGCTGGCAGGGTGGTTTGGAGATTTGACCATCTCGCCGGTTTACGAGAGTGAATCCGTCGGTTTTGAAGGTTCCGATTTCCTCAATCTGGTGGTGGGAATCGACACCGGGCTTTCGGTGGGAGAGCTGTCCCGCCGGTTCAAGCAGTTGGAAGCCGACAACGGCCGAGCCCGATCTGCGCCCAAATTCAGCCCTCGAACCCTGGATCTGGATATATTGACCTATGATGATTCTGTCGGGGTGGTCGACGGTGTCGAGCTGCCGAGGGCGGAGATTCTCAAGAACGCTTTCGTGTTGCGGCCGCTGGCAGACATTGCCGGGGCGGAAATGCATCCGGCCTGCCGGCAAACTTACCAGCAGCTCTGGCAGGACTACCAGCGTGACCAGCAGCTCTGGCCGGTCGACTTCAGCTGGCAGGGGCGCCAGATTTCACGGGCGGTTGGCTGA
- the pgi gene encoding glucose-6-phosphate isomerase — MLDKPAPLTHLPEWRVLAQFKDQLAGTPIRDLFRDDPQRAQRYLVSGAGLTLDFSRNRLTDATFNALMDLAQACGLVQQRNALFDGGIVNRTENRPALHTALRQPRGQDVRVHGENIIPEVHATLDRMAELVSAITEGRHTGYTNKPFTDVVSIGIGGSFLGPKLVVEALKPFWHGQLNCHFVANIDGTDIAETLRSLNPETTLFLVQSKSFRTQETLDNSLLARQWFLDKSGSKPAVARHFLAVTANVDEAIRFGIDRTNIFPMWDWVGGRYSLWSAIGLPIALTIGMEHFRALLEGAHAMDCHFREQPAASNLPVIMAMLSVWYNNFWDAQSHAVLPYDEYLKHLPEHLQQLDMESNGKRVTQNGNAVDYQTGPILWGGVGANGQHAYHQLIHQGTRLIPADFIIPLQSHNPVEHHHATLFANCLSQASAMMAGKTRAEAEQELLQAGMDQDTAQALAPHKEIPGNKPSNILVMEKITPTTLGAVIALYEHRTFVQSVIWDIDCFDQWGVELGKQIGNQILPRLLGDKFEGTAGDSATDQMIRLFRSANRP, encoded by the coding sequence ATGCTCGACAAACCGGCACCACTGACTCACCTTCCGGAATGGCGGGTTCTGGCCCAATTCAAGGATCAGCTGGCCGGAACGCCGATACGGGATCTGTTCAGGGACGACCCGCAGCGAGCCCAGCGGTACCTGGTGAGCGGCGCCGGTCTGACCCTGGACTTCTCCCGCAATCGGCTTACCGATGCCACCTTCAACGCGCTGATGGACCTGGCCCAGGCCTGTGGCCTGGTGCAGCAGCGAAATGCGCTGTTTGATGGCGGCATCGTCAATCGAACGGAAAACCGCCCCGCCCTGCACACGGCATTGCGCCAACCCCGCGGCCAGGACGTTCGGGTACACGGTGAAAACATTATTCCGGAAGTACACGCCACACTCGACAGAATGGCAGAGCTGGTGTCTGCCATCACCGAGGGCCGCCATACCGGTTATACCAACAAACCCTTTACCGACGTGGTGAGCATCGGTATCGGCGGCTCGTTCCTCGGCCCGAAACTGGTGGTGGAAGCCCTGAAACCTTTCTGGCACGGCCAGCTGAACTGCCACTTTGTCGCCAACATCGACGGCACCGACATCGCAGAAACCTTGAGGTCGCTGAACCCGGAAACCACCTTATTCCTGGTGCAGTCGAAGTCGTTCCGTACCCAGGAAACCCTGGATAACAGCCTGCTGGCCCGCCAATGGTTTCTCGATAAGAGCGGCAGTAAGCCCGCGGTGGCCCGGCATTTCCTGGCTGTGACCGCCAACGTGGACGAAGCCATCCGGTTTGGCATCGACCGCACCAACATCTTCCCCATGTGGGACTGGGTAGGGGGCCGCTACTCACTCTGGTCGGCCATAGGCCTGCCCATTGCCCTGACCATCGGCATGGAGCACTTCCGGGCGCTGCTTGAGGGCGCTCACGCGATGGACTGTCACTTCCGTGAACAGCCAGCAGCCAGCAACCTGCCAGTGATCATGGCCATGCTGAGCGTCTGGTACAACAACTTCTGGGATGCACAGAGCCACGCCGTTCTACCGTATGACGAATACCTCAAGCATCTGCCTGAGCACTTGCAACAGCTGGATATGGAAAGTAATGGTAAGCGGGTAACCCAGAACGGCAACGCGGTGGATTACCAGACCGGGCCAATCCTGTGGGGCGGCGTTGGCGCCAATGGCCAGCACGCTTACCACCAGCTGATTCACCAGGGCACACGGCTGATCCCGGCTGACTTCATCATCCCTTTACAGTCTCACAACCCGGTGGAACATCACCACGCTACCCTGTTTGCCAACTGCCTGAGCCAGGCCAGCGCGATGATGGCCGGGAAAACCCGGGCCGAGGCGGAGCAGGAACTGTTACAGGCGGGCATGGACCAAGACACGGCGCAGGCACTGGCGCCCCACAAGGAAATCCCGGGCAATAAACCCAGCAATATTCTGGTGATGGAAAAGATTACCCCGACAACCCTTGGGGCCGTGATCGCGCTGTATGAGCACCGCACCTTCGTGCAAAGCGTGATCTGGGATATCGATTGCTTTGATCAGTGGGGCGTGGAACTGGGCAAGCAGATTGGCAACCAGATCCTGCCCCGGCTGCTCGGGGATAAATTCGAAGGCACCGCCGGCGACAGTGCCACCGACCAGATGATCCGGCTATTCAGGTCAGCCAACCGCCCGTGA
- the rpsU gene encoding 30S ribosomal protein S21: MPAVKVKENEPFDVALRRFKRSCEKAGVLSEVRRREHYEKPTAVRKRKAAAAVKRHLKKLQREQRKFERLY; this comes from the coding sequence ATGCCAGCTGTTAAAGTGAAAGAGAATGAGCCGTTTGATGTAGCACTGCGTCGCTTCAAGCGTTCCTGCGAGAAGGCCGGTGTACTGTCTGAAGTACGTCGTCGTGAGCACTACGAGAAGCCGACCGCTGTTCGTAAGCGTAAAGCAGCTGCCGCCGTTAAGCGTCATCTCAAGAAGCTTCAGCGTGAGCAGCGTAAGTTCGAGCGTCTGTACTGA